CCGACTGTCTTTGGGCACCAGGCCAAATAATAAAATATCGGTCATAAGTTCAATCATTTCTTTGATCGTAACTTTATTCTGCAGCAAAAAGTTATGGTTGGCAAATTCATGGAAGGCGCCTTTGAACATTACCCGTATCGCCGGAAAGAACACAGGCCGGAAACAACCGGTTCTCTCGCCTTCGCGGATTAAGCTTTCCACGCTTTCCCATAACTCCTCCATATCGTCTTCGACTTTTTTCCATTGCTTCGGCATGAACTTTTTTACTTCAATTGCTATTCGGTCGGTGGTCTCTGCGCAAAGGGTAGGCCTGACCGCCATAATCTGTTTGAATTTTTCCCGGATATCCAGTTGTTCGTCATTGATGATCAACTCTCGTTTTTCTTTGAGCTCGGCCAGGGCATTTTTAAAAATAAAGGCAATGATTTCTTCTTTTGAAGCGAAGTTTTCATACAACGTTCGTTTGCTGACACCCAGGCGCCGGGCTAAATCATCCATGGTGAACTTAATGCCGCGTTCGTTCATTTCTTTCATCGCTTCACATAGTATTCTGTTTCGCAATAACAACCCTCCCATAAGCGAAACCGGGCATCAGCCAGTGGGATGATGTCCGGCAAACCCTGAAAACTATTTTCGTATTGACATTACCATTAGCATACACTCCCTTGCAGTAAATGTCAATTGCTTTCCTAAAGGTCAGAGTATTTGGATAATTTGCCCTGGCGGCAGTGTTCACTAAAAAGACGGCGTGTCCTGAACCTGCCAAAAGCAGGTTCAGGACACGCCGTCTTTGGTGTAACCCGGAATTTCCCAAATCACTTATTTCATGGGAGCGTTCGTGAAGCCAAATCCGATCATGATCCCGGCGGCTGTAAGCACTGTGAGCAGCCAGGCCGGAAGCGGACGGTGATGATGGAGCGCCACAAGGGGGAACATGACACAGTCCAGAGAAATTGAATGCCATAAAGACCAGCCATTGCGATAGGAAATTCCGCCTAGCTGTCCGTCGGCCAGCTCAATTGCGGCATAAACGACAATCCAGCCGGTGATATAGCATAGCCGGTGCTTTAGCCGGCCGGCCGGAAAGCGTGACAGAAACAGTAAGGCGGTCAGTGGTAAGATCGAGAAGGTGCTTAGCAGATTTAGTGCGGTGTGGGTGGTGATTAAGGCGTCAGGCTGAAAAAACCAGAGCGTATGATGATAGGATAAATAACTGGCCAAAAGATTGATGATCATTACAAATAGCATACTGGGATAATAGATCCGCCAATTCGGCCAGTCGCTCCAGTATAGGCTTGCGCAAATGAAGCCTGATAGCAATAAAGCCCTGAACAGAAGAAGAACTTCCATGAATGTCTACCCGCCTAGGCTCTGTACCCTTTTTCGGGTTTGTTCGCTGTATTTTAAGGGCGACAGAGCACTAGCCCTGCATAAGAATTTTCGGTATAGCTTCGCCATCATTTGAGGCTATAATTTAAGGCTGGTCTTTAGCCGGGTTATTTTCGGCATGATATCAAGATAGACCGGGCGATGGAGCAAGGCCAGCTTTTTGATTTCATTGGCAAGCTCGGCTTGCTTGGCTTGTGTAGTAGTTTCATCCTCCAGCAGGTTGATGGTTTTTTCGATAATTAACAGCTGGGCTGCTGAGACCGACTGCGTTTCTTCCAGGAGGCCGGAAATCAGTTCCTGCTCAGTTACCGCCAGTTCAGGCGGAGGCAGGAGATTGGCGAGCGCCTGATGATAGGTCTGGGCCTGATTAAGAATACCGGTAAATTCGGCGGCGGCTTCGCTCCGGGACAATTCCTCCGCTTCCAGGCCGCCGACCGTTTCATTAAATTTTTGCCAGCTTTTATCAAAGTTATCCAACCCGGCTTGATATTCTTTAAACCATTGCTGGAAGGCGGCTTGCCGCTGC
This genomic interval from Dendrosporobacter quercicolus contains the following:
- a CDS encoding TetR/AcrR family transcriptional regulator codes for the protein MRNRILCEAMKEMNERGIKFTMDDLARRLGVSKRTLYENFASKEEIIAFIFKNALAELKEKRELIINDEQLDIREKFKQIMAVRPTLCAETTDRIAIEVKKFMPKQWKKVEDDMEELWESVESLIREGERTGCFRPVFFPAIRVMFKGAFHEFANHNFLLQNKVTIKEMIELMTDILLFGLVPKDSRDQQS
- a CDS encoding CBO0543 family protein, whose amino-acid sequence is MEVLLLFRALLLSGFICASLYWSDWPNWRIYYPSMLFVMIINLLASYLSYHHTLWFFQPDALITTHTALNLLSTFSILPLTALLFLSRFPAGRLKHRLCYITGWIVVYAAIELADGQLGGISYRNGWSLWHSISLDCVMFPLVALHHHRPLPAWLLTVLTAAGIMIGFGFTNAPMK